The following nucleotide sequence is from uncultured Draconibacterium sp..
ACTTTTAAATTGTGCACAAGTACCGGCTGACATGACCAATCCTGTGGCAATGGGAACTGCTGCCTTGCAATGTTTACGGTATAACATAATGATTACTGACGATTTAATTGATCGTCTGGATGGTATTGTACCGTTTAATAACATGGAAACGGATTACAGTGGATCGCTGAATGATGAAGCACTGAACAACAATATTCTGCGTGTTAACGAAAATAGTTATCTGACTGCAATGATGAGCATAAAAAAATATGAAACTACAGGCGATATCCAGATTCCCTTCGTCACCATACACACAACAGGAGATAACGTTACTCCTTTCTGGCACGATGAGATTTACAGAACGAAGATATTGTCGAATGGGAATGGCCTATTACACACCAGTCTTCCGGTTGAAAATTATGGGCATTGCACCATTGAAGAGTCGGATATTGTGAACGGTTTGGGCATTGTGATCACAAAAATTCAAAAGATGCCTTAGTTCGCTTACGAGCATTCTTAAAAGGGAAAGCGGGATGCTAAAAAATTAAGGATAGCGTAATGAAGAGTTAAACCAATTCTTTAAAACATTGAAACCATGAATTATGAAAAAACAGAATTTGAATTACAGGGAGCGAATGGAATGAAACTATCGTGGTTACTCAGTAACGGTCAAGTTTTTATGATAACCTGTACAGATATTGAAAAATCGGTCAACGGAATTATCACCGCTTGCTGGATATCGCCAACTTCTCACAATCCCTTATTATTAACAGCATCAATTGGAAATGGAGAAAAGGGCTCTGAAGCCTATCGTTTTTGCCATTCGCTGATTAATGAAACCAAAGAATTTGGGTTGAATATTCCTACAACGGATTTAACTGAGGCCATTTTTAAAGTGGGAACAACACACAGCAACATGGTAAACAAGTTTTCAGAAGCCGGATTAACACCCATGACCGGCAAAAAAATTAGCGCCCCGCTGATAGAAGAATGTTTTATGAATATCGAATGCAAAGTAATCATCAGTTATATCACAGGAGATCACACCGTTTTTGTAGCCAAACCGGTTGCAGCCTTTATGGATGAAGACGTGATCGTTAATGGAAAATTCTCTGACAAGTATTACGAC
It contains:
- a CDS encoding flavin reductase family protein — encoded protein: MNYEKTEFELQGANGMKLSWLLSNGQVFMITCTDIEKSVNGIITACWISPTSHNPLLLTASIGNGEKGSEAYRFCHSLINETKEFGLNIPTTDLTEAIFKVGTTHSNMVNKFSEAGLTPMTGKKISAPLIEECFMNIECKVIISYITGDHTVFVAKPVAAFMDEDVIVNGKFSDKYYDKKNQVQIGDLITKWNMW